A window of the Pantanalinema sp. genome harbors these coding sequences:
- a CDS encoding S8 family serine peptidase, with translation MQDTKRGTLWIGPLLAVSLAAGCQVSPGLVQETSSTGMAPSGSAYRIAAKGAQRYVVTFALEKIPSDFAATVAGAGGTLLHCLDGMGVALVVSDQASFASRLAKVGGVESVEASTRQGLVQKAYAAGFDPSVEAPDPTGASGEPLSGYQWGLDSIHAPEAWDRGYTGRGVRVAVLDTGVDDQNPDLAPNLDRRRSTSFVGEEPTFVDYNGHGSHVAGIIAAARNGYGVTGVAPAASIIAVKVMGADGWGDDFGILQGIKYAADQGAQVINMSLTSLGEDRPTIKAYRHAARYAKKKGSIIVAAVGNGGMSGKDIDPALLPAELDGVIAVSAVGPQNQQDFDAFALYSNYGRNLVDIAAPGGGIGFDPATFTPVIHTKRDLVLSTWSTQARSYSEGGFDFQAAPHMFLAGTSMATPHVSGVLALMLQSKPRLSGAEARRAVLNSADDLGPRGRDAYYGAGRVNALRAIQ, from the coding sequence ATGCAGGATACCAAGAGGGGAACGCTTTGGATCGGGCCGCTGCTGGCGGTCTCGCTCGCCGCCGGCTGTCAGGTCTCTCCTGGCCTCGTCCAGGAGACCTCGTCGACGGGCATGGCCCCTTCGGGAAGCGCCTACCGCATCGCCGCCAAGGGCGCTCAGCGCTACGTCGTCACCTTCGCGCTCGAGAAGATCCCCTCCGACTTCGCGGCCACGGTCGCCGGAGCGGGCGGCACCCTGCTCCATTGCCTCGACGGCATGGGCGTCGCGCTCGTCGTTTCCGACCAGGCGAGCTTCGCTTCCAGGCTCGCCAAGGTGGGCGGCGTCGAGAGCGTCGAGGCGAGCACCCGGCAGGGCCTGGTTCAGAAGGCCTACGCCGCGGGCTTCGACCCGAGCGTCGAGGCGCCGGACCCCACTGGCGCCTCGGGCGAGCCCCTCTCGGGCTACCAGTGGGGCCTCGACAGCATCCATGCCCCCGAGGCCTGGGATCGGGGCTACACCGGCCGGGGCGTGCGCGTCGCGGTGCTGGACACCGGGGTGGATGACCAGAACCCGGACCTTGCGCCCAACCTCGACCGACGCCGCAGCACCTCCTTCGTGGGCGAGGAGCCGACCTTCGTCGACTACAACGGCCACGGTAGCCACGTGGCGGGCATCATCGCCGCGGCCAGGAACGGCTACGGCGTGACCGGCGTGGCCCCCGCGGCCTCGATCATCGCCGTCAAGGTGATGGGCGCCGACGGCTGGGGCGACGACTTCGGGATCCTGCAGGGCATCAAGTACGCGGCCGACCAGGGCGCGCAGGTGATCAACATGAGCCTCACCTCGCTGGGCGAGGACCGTCCGACCATCAAGGCCTACCGCCACGCGGCGCGCTACGCCAAGAAGAAGGGATCGATCATCGTCGCGGCCGTCGGCAACGGCGGCATGAGCGGCAAGGACATCGACCCGGCCCTCTTGCCCGCCGAGCTGGACGGGGTGATCGCCGTCTCGGCGGTCGGTCCCCAGAACCAGCAGGATTTCGACGCCTTCGCCCTCTACAGCAACTACGGCCGGAACCTGGTGGACATCGCGGCGCCGGGCGGCGGCATCGGCTTCGATCCGGCGACCTTCACCCCGGTGATCCACACCAAGCGCGATCTGGTCCTGAGCACCTGGAGCACGCAGGCGCGAAGCTACTCCGAGGGGGGCTTCGATTTCCAGGCGGCGCCTCACATGTTCCTGGCCGGCACCAGCATGGCCACGCCGCACGTGAGCGGAGTGCTCGCCCTGATGCTCCAGAGCAAGCCTCGCCTCTCGGGCGCCGAGGCCCGCCGCGCCGTGCTGAACTCCGCGGACGACCTGGGCCCCAGGGGGCGCGACGCCTACTACGGCGCCGGCCGGGTCAACGCCCTGCGCGCGATCCAGTAA